In a genomic window of Alphaproteobacteria bacterium:
- a CDS encoding flagellar biosynthesis repressor FlbT has product MALIIDLKPQERIIIGGALITNDANRTRLHIEGESPILREKDIMREADANSPCKRIYFTIQLMYLSSEPEKLHEVYFQQIRDIQNAAPSTATFFMVINDHILANRYYKAMKEARNLMEHERELLASV; this is encoded by the coding sequence GTGGCACTCATCATCGACTTAAAACCCCAGGAACGGATCATCATCGGCGGCGCGCTGATCACCAACGACGCGAACCGTACACGCCTGCATATCGAAGGCGAATCTCCGATCCTGCGGGAGAAAGACATCATGCGCGAGGCGGATGCGAACAGCCCCTGCAAGCGCATCTATTTCACCATCCAGCTGATGTACCTGTCATCGGAGCCCGAAAAACTGCACGAGGTTTATTTCCAGCAGATCCGGGACATCCAGAACGCCGCGCCGTCCACCGCCACCTTCTTCATGGTCATCAACGACCACATTCTTGCCAACCGCTATTACAAGGCGATGAAAGAAGCGCGAAACCTGATGGAACATGAACGGGAGTTGCTGGCCAGTGTCTAA
- a CDS encoding flagellin, translated as MADVTLTAALRSNLLSLQGTQKLLDSTQLRLATGLKVNSALDNPSAFFASQSLTNRANDLNRLLDGQGQAIQVLKAADEGIKQITSFLEQAQAIAQEAQDQLNADPTADVTTLAASFDEVLNQIDDLAGDSGYRGSNLVAGASTLSVTFNEAGDSTLDITGADLTVGNDLTVAATGGTWADTTATQATLDAIAADLTTVRNTAASFGTSLNIIQTRQDFTQNLINVLKEGSDKLTVADKNEEGAKLLSLQTTQQLGITSLSLASQSNQAVLRLFG; from the coding sequence ATGGCTGACGTTACTCTCACTGCCGCCCTTCGCTCGAACCTCCTGAGCCTTCAGGGCACCCAAAAACTTCTCGACTCTACCCAGCTCCGTCTTGCAACGGGCTTGAAAGTTAACAGCGCTCTGGATAACCCCAGCGCGTTCTTCGCTTCGCAATCCCTGACCAACCGCGCGAATGACCTGAACCGTCTCCTGGACGGCCAGGGCCAGGCGATCCAGGTGCTGAAAGCAGCTGACGAAGGTATCAAGCAGATCACGAGCTTCCTCGAGCAGGCGCAAGCTATCGCCCAGGAAGCACAGGACCAGCTGAACGCCGATCCGACCGCTGACGTTACCACCCTGGCAGCCAGCTTTGACGAAGTCCTCAATCAGATCGACGACCTGGCTGGCGACTCCGGCTATCGCGGCTCGAACCTCGTTGCCGGCGCATCGACCCTGTCGGTGACCTTCAACGAAGCGGGCGACTCCACCCTCGACATCACCGGTGCCGACCTGACTGTTGGTAACGACCTGACCGTCGCGGCAACGGGCGGTACATGGGCTGATACAACCGCAACCCAGGCTACGCTGGATGCAATCGCTGCAGACTTGACGACCGTCCGTAACACGGCCGCTTCGTTCGGTACCAGCCTGAACATCATCCAGACCCGCCAGGACTTCACCCAGAACCTGATCAACGTTCTGAAAGAAGGCTCTGACAAACTGACCGTCGCCGACAAGAACGAGGAAGGCGCGAAACTGCTGTCTCTGCAAACGACCCAGCAGCTTGGCATCACCTCTCTGTCCTTGGCTTCGCAGTCGAACCAAGCGGTTCTCCGCCTGTTCGGTTAA
- a CDS encoding sulfotransferase, translating into MSAQLEKDAKKAAATLKNARGFLQQGRQAEAETACRLFLQLEPDNTAVLLELGLMLMHASPAEAATMLEAVINADPRNANALTALARLRMDAGARDAGLELARRARDCNPAAPVLNRLGVLYREAGLRDPAIACFTDAVRKQPDLIAAYHGLGQLKNFAAGSPERAALLGLHKNAAKLPAQQQAVLEYTLAQAYMTAGDTDHAFAHYAAAHKIRKSTSRYDAALFDHYIDTVIGLSDAATAGTCSSEQPVFIVGLPRSGSTLIDQILCSHPDVQGVGEASFLQDSMPFFANAEAPGSAGAGVPTIGRAFMDSLDSAALDAIAQKYLARTHSAAMRVTDKMLFNYLWVGVILRALPCAKIIHCTRDPLDCGLSIWQTYFSDRLMPWAHDLGDIGRYMRSYQKLMAHWEKLFPGKIYTANYEAMIADQETGTRKLLEYCGLPWNDACLSFHKTERQVKTASASQVRQPLYGDSVGKGRAYTPHLAPLIHALGLQ; encoded by the coding sequence TTGAGCGCGCAACTCGAAAAAGATGCAAAAAAAGCGGCGGCGACGCTGAAAAACGCGCGCGGTTTTCTGCAGCAAGGCCGCCAAGCGGAAGCGGAGACGGCCTGCCGCCTTTTCCTGCAGCTGGAGCCCGATAATACCGCCGTGCTGCTGGAGCTTGGGCTGATGCTGATGCATGCATCGCCCGCCGAAGCAGCCACAATGTTGGAAGCCGTCATCAATGCCGACCCGCGCAACGCCAACGCGTTGACGGCGCTTGCGCGGCTGCGCATGGATGCGGGCGCGCGGGATGCCGGGCTTGAGCTTGCAAGGCGCGCCCGCGACTGCAATCCCGCCGCCCCCGTCCTTAACAGGCTGGGTGTTTTATATCGCGAGGCCGGATTGCGCGATCCGGCAATCGCCTGTTTTACCGATGCGGTCCGCAAACAGCCGGATTTGATTGCAGCCTATCACGGGCTGGGGCAACTGAAAAATTTTGCCGCCGGCTCGCCCGAACGCGCCGCGCTGCTGGGCCTGCACAAAAACGCCGCAAAGCTCCCCGCGCAGCAGCAGGCCGTGCTGGAATACACGCTCGCGCAGGCATATATGACGGCAGGCGACACCGATCACGCTTTCGCGCATTACGCGGCGGCGCATAAAATCAGGAAAAGCACATCGCGTTACGATGCCGCCCTCTTCGATCATTACATAGACACCGTTATCGGCCTGTCAGACGCCGCAACCGCCGGCACATGCAGCAGCGAACAGCCGGTTTTTATCGTCGGCCTGCCCCGCTCCGGCTCCACATTGATCGACCAGATATTGTGCAGCCATCCCGATGTGCAGGGGGTCGGCGAAGCGTCGTTCCTGCAAGACAGCATGCCGTTTTTTGCGAATGCCGAAGCCCCCGGCAGCGCAGGCGCCGGCGTGCCCACGATCGGGCGCGCGTTCATGGACAGCCTTGATTCCGCCGCTCTTGATGCGATTGCGCAAAAATATCTGGCCCGCACACACAGCGCGGCGATGCGCGTGACCGACAAAATGCTTTTCAATTACCTGTGGGTCGGCGTTATCCTGCGCGCCTTGCCATGCGCAAAAATTATCCACTGCACGCGCGACCCGCTCGATTGCGGGCTGTCGATCTGGCAGACATATTTTTCGGACAGGTTGATGCCCTGGGCCCACGACCTTGGCGATATCGGCAGGTATATGCGCAGCTATCAAAAACTGATGGCGCATTGGGAAAAGCTGTTCCCCGGAAAAATTTACACAGCCAATTACGAAGCCATGATCGCGGATCAGGAAACCGGGACGCGCAAGCTGCTGGAATATTGCGGCCTGCCGTGGAATGACGCCTGCCTTTCCTTCCACAAAACCGAACGGCAGGTCAAAACCGCCAGCGCCAGTCAGGTCAGGCAGCCGCTTTATGGAGATTCGGTTGGAAAAGGCCGTGCATACACGCCGCACCTCGCACCGCTTATCCACGCACTTGGCTTGCAATAG
- a CDS encoding sulfotransferase codes for MAKKPKTTKTTTPDIRAMLKTADDLRNARRIPEAMRAYQVLLGYTPDLLPALYNLGQIHRQLAQYSDAEYCFRRMLHTAPDDLEAMTALAAVCLELGSTAEARELAIRAAGMSNAPFIQLRTSIIMRRAGDIPAATQMAERAVAQDPGNIDAYYTLSTMKKFRQEDPDFKSLTALGGRAGGLPDAQRIKLEFALGKAMLDTGHAAEAFDHYATGNRLQRLVHKHITIDMVEKYIDTIIALFTPELVQKFSGAGSVSSARPVFIVGMPRSGSTLTEQILSSHPQMAAMGEVSFLKTSLPFYPNAEVPQLFAAAEATITKQLIDNLSGEMLDGIAKKYLQQTDPYAREGAMLSDKMLFNFFLVGIIRLALPNAKIIHCTRDPMDIGLSIWQRMFNADLFWAYDQRDLGRYFSAYAKLMSHWNRLFPGQIFEANYETMVAQQETETRRLLEFCGLPWDERCLKFHETDRPVITASSAQVRQGLYTGSVARWKKYEEYLQPLMQSLKEGA; via the coding sequence ATGGCAAAGAAACCAAAAACCACCAAAACCACCACCCCCGACATCCGCGCAATGCTGAAAACGGCGGACGACCTGCGCAACGCACGCCGAATCCCCGAAGCGATGCGCGCTTATCAGGTGCTGCTGGGCTATACACCGGACCTGCTGCCCGCGCTTTATAATCTTGGCCAGATACACCGACAGCTGGCGCAATACAGCGATGCCGAATACTGCTTTAGGCGCATGCTGCATACCGCTCCCGATGACCTGGAGGCGATGACCGCGCTTGCCGCTGTCTGCCTCGAACTGGGCTCGACGGCGGAGGCGCGTGAACTGGCGATCCGCGCCGCCGGCATGTCGAACGCGCCTTTTATACAGCTGCGCACCTCGATCATCATGCGCAGGGCGGGAGACATTCCCGCGGCCACACAGATGGCGGAGCGCGCGGTTGCGCAAGACCCCGGCAACATCGACGCATACTACACCCTTTCGACCATGAAGAAATTCAGGCAGGAAGATCCGGATTTCAAGAGCCTGACCGCGCTGGGCGGCCGCGCCGGCGGCCTGCCCGATGCGCAGCGCATCAAGCTGGAATTCGCGCTTGGCAAAGCGATGCTGGACACGGGGCATGCGGCGGAAGCATTTGACCATTACGCCACCGGCAACCGCCTGCAGCGCCTTGTGCACAAGCACATCACGATCGACATGGTGGAAAAGTACATCGACACCATCATCGCGCTATTCACACCTGAACTGGTGCAGAAGTTTTCAGGTGCGGGCTCGGTATCGTCCGCGCGGCCGGTTTTCATCGTCGGCATGCCGCGCTCCGGCTCCACGCTGACGGAGCAGATTCTTTCAAGCCATCCGCAGATGGCCGCGATGGGCGAGGTCAGCTTCCTGAAGACCAGCCTGCCCTTCTATCCGAATGCAGAGGTGCCGCAGCTGTTCGCCGCGGCCGAGGCGACGATCACAAAGCAACTGATCGACAACCTGTCCGGCGAGATGCTGGACGGGATCGCAAAAAAATACCTGCAACAGACCGACCCTTATGCCAGGGAAGGCGCCATGCTGTCGGACAAGATGCTTTTCAATTTCTTCCTTGTCGGCATTATCCGCCTTGCGCTGCCGAATGCAAAAATCATCCACTGCACGCGCGACCCGATGGATATCGGCCTGTCGATCTGGCAGCGGATGTTCAATGCCGACCTTTTCTGGGCATACGACCAGCGCGATCTGGGCAGGTATTTCAGCGCCTATGCCAAATTGATGTCGCATTGGAACCGCCTGTTCCCCGGCCAGATATTCGAGGCGAATTACGAAACGATGGTCGCCCAGCAGGAAACGGAAACCCGCCGCCTGCTGGAATTCTGCGGCCTGCCCTGGGACGAACGCTGCCTGAAATTCCACGAAACCGACCGCCCCGTCATCACCGCAAGCTCGGCACAGGTGCGTCAGGGCCTTTACACAGGCTCCGTCGCGCGCTGGAAAAAATACGAAGAATATCTGCAGCCGCTCATGCAGTCGCTGAAAGAAGGCGCTTGA
- a CDS encoding flagellar hook protein FlgE yields MSVFGSLFTAVSGLTAQSQSLGMISNNIANVSTVGYKRSDASFSDLVTTSGRSTLYTPGSVKATQNQRVSLQGILQQSSSSTDLAMSGNGFFVVQNGTAAGAERLYTRAGSFSEDVDGNLRNTGGFILQGWPLDQNGAIVGGASLSTLVPVNLTGGGISQMTTQVSLDANLNAAQAVSTNTSDFSRDITIYDDGGNPRTITVNFKKHAPTAGTVTGNVDLRAQSGNFVPGTDSFDVDAGFGATTINLDGDVNKLLTDLNAVPGINAQLDSNGFLVIQNEVALSEVTLTDGSGTPLALNTLGVPAGTTVTTSATPVAGAAPVTENPNGWWDIQVTTATGDLLPTGQSINFNSDGTLNAPVTGGQVNLALGPVSWTTPAGTSAAFNLDIAGLTQQTGAYTAQSDQNGSPVGYRTGVSVSRDGIVSAQFSNGLSREIYQLGIANFINPDGLSALTGTVFRVSDTSGDPDVVAANTGGAGYIEGGALEQSNVDLADEFSKMIVTQRAYSANTKVITTADQMTAELLQLR; encoded by the coding sequence ATGAGCGTTTTCGGATCACTCTTCACCGCCGTTTCGGGCCTCACCGCGCAGAGCCAATCTCTGGGCATGATCTCGAACAACATCGCCAACGTCAGCACCGTCGGCTACAAACGCAGCGACGCTTCTTTCTCCGACCTCGTCACCACCAGTGGCCGTTCCACCCTATACACGCCGGGTTCCGTCAAGGCGACGCAGAACCAGCGCGTCAGCCTGCAGGGCATCTTGCAGCAAAGCTCCTCCTCCACCGATCTCGCAATGTCGGGCAACGGCTTCTTCGTCGTGCAGAACGGTACGGCGGCGGGCGCCGAGCGCCTTTACACCCGCGCGGGCTCGTTCAGCGAAGATGTCGATGGCAACCTGCGCAACACTGGCGGCTTCATCCTGCAGGGCTGGCCGCTTGACCAGAACGGCGCGATCGTCGGCGGCGCAAGCCTCAGCACGCTCGTCCCCGTCAACCTGACCGGCGGCGGCATTTCGCAGATGACGACCCAGGTGTCGCTGGATGCCAACCTGAACGCGGCGCAGGCCGTAAGCACGAATACGTCGGACTTCAGCCGCGATATCACGATTTATGACGACGGCGGCAACCCCCGCACCATCACGGTTAATTTCAAGAAACATGCGCCGACCGCGGGCACCGTCACCGGCAACGTCGATCTGCGCGCGCAATCGGGCAACTTCGTTCCCGGCACCGACAGCTTCGACGTCGATGCGGGCTTCGGCGCCACCACCATCAACCTCGATGGCGACGTCAACAAATTGTTGACCGACCTGAACGCGGTTCCCGGCATCAACGCACAGCTGGACAGCAACGGCTTCCTCGTGATCCAGAACGAAGTCGCGCTGTCGGAAGTGACGCTGACCGACGGTTCCGGCACGCCGCTTGCGCTCAACACGCTGGGCGTTCCCGCGGGCACCACGGTCACGACTTCGGCGACACCCGTCGCGGGCGCAGCACCGGTCACCGAAAACCCCAACGGCTGGTGGGATATCCAGGTCACGACCGCAACAGGCGACCTGCTGCCGACCGGCCAGTCCATCAACTTCAACAGCGACGGCACGCTGAACGCGCCCGTCACCGGCGGCCAGGTCAACCTGGCGCTTGGCCCCGTATCGTGGACCACGCCCGCCGGCACCTCGGCCGCGTTCAACCTGGATATCGCAGGGCTGACGCAGCAAACCGGCGCCTATACCGCGCAGTCCGACCAGAACGGCTCTCCGGTCGGCTACCGCACGGGCGTCTCCGTCAGCCGCGACGGCATCGTCAGCGCGCAATTCTCGAACGGCCTGTCGCGCGAGATCTATCAGCTGGGCATCGCCAACTTCATCAACCCCGACGGCCTGTCGGCGCTGACCGGCACCGTGTTCCGCGTGTCCGACACATCGGGTGATCCGGATGTGGTGGCAGCGAACACCGGCGGCGCGGGCTATATCGAAGGCGGCGCGCTGGAACAGTCCAACGTCGATCTCGCGGATGAATTCTCCAAAATGATCGTCACGCAGCGCGCCTATTCGGCCAACACCAAGGTCATCACGACCGCAGACCAGATGACGGCCGAACTGCTGCAACTGAGATAA
- a CDS encoding flagellar hook-length control protein FliK, with amino-acid sequence MDQLNNIIAIQAQGSAKTQAPRANSMSAEDAQAFMKALNAKLSQLNGTQKLQAKLAQLDQKAPAEKTAILEKLQASAPASDDQLLKNLTALLEMPVEAKPSLPVNLSANLSVMLQNDAADDETLVKLQDLFAQNTTDQGTPDIEQFRKDAIDMMQGMGLDDASIERLLVKLADQLSPQLQPEQQTALMMPLGTDAPADTDAPVKTAAAAQEPGKYQPAHKAESPYSPQAAKDSPAPQQAPLPQDTQQAAPKSQQAQAQAPATNLALVNSFASQDSGAEGFGGQSGFSQNGANMQGMTAGTAATQTASGTPGSFVNYMNSASSTQTTQMIALQIHRNAQTQVDTFRMQLHPADMGQLEVRLKFSKDGTMKAHLVADKPETLAILQKDSAQLQKMLEQSGIQLDGNALSFDLRQQRDQGTQSAYNNNGSRAAAGNADDDITLAAGVQANISAVAMGSISQVGINIMV; translated from the coding sequence GTGGATCAGCTGAACAACATCATTGCGATACAGGCACAGGGAAGCGCGAAAACCCAAGCTCCGCGCGCGAATTCCATGTCTGCCGAAGATGCGCAAGCCTTCATGAAGGCGCTGAACGCCAAGCTGTCGCAGCTGAACGGCACGCAAAAACTGCAGGCAAAACTTGCCCAGCTCGACCAAAAAGCGCCCGCCGAAAAAACCGCCATCCTGGAAAAGCTGCAGGCATCCGCCCCCGCCAGCGACGACCAGTTGCTGAAAAACCTGACCGCGCTTTTGGAAATGCCTGTCGAGGCGAAACCTTCCCTGCCCGTCAACCTGTCGGCCAACCTTTCCGTCATGCTGCAGAACGACGCGGCCGACGACGAAACGCTGGTGAAGCTGCAGGACCTGTTCGCGCAGAATACGACAGACCAAGGCACGCCCGATATCGAACAATTCCGTAAAGACGCGATTGATATGATGCAGGGCATGGGCCTTGACGACGCGTCGATCGAACGCCTGCTGGTGAAGCTGGCCGATCAGCTGTCGCCGCAGCTGCAACCCGAACAGCAAACCGCGCTGATGATGCCGCTGGGAACAGACGCACCGGCAGACACAGATGCGCCGGTCAAGACCGCAGCCGCTGCACAGGAACCGGGCAAGTACCAGCCCGCGCACAAGGCCGAAAGCCCATACTCTCCCCAGGCGGCGAAGGATTCGCCCGCCCCCCAACAGGCGCCGCTGCCGCAGGATACGCAGCAGGCCGCCCCCAAATCACAGCAGGCGCAGGCGCAAGCGCCCGCCACGAACCTCGCCCTCGTCAATTCCTTTGCGTCGCAGGATAGCGGCGCGGAAGGCTTTGGCGGCCAATCTGGCTTCTCGCAGAACGGCGCGAATATGCAGGGCATGACCGCCGGCACCGCAGCGACACAAACGGCATCGGGCACGCCCGGCAGTTTCGTCAACTATATGAATTCCGCGTCCAGCACGCAGACCACGCAAATGATCGCGCTGCAGATCCACCGCAACGCGCAGACGCAGGTCGACACCTTCCGCATGCAGTTGCACCCGGCCGATATGGGCCAGCTGGAAGTGCGCCTGAAATTCTCGAAAGACGGCACCATGAAGGCGCATCTGGTGGCCGACAAGCCCGAGACGCTGGCCATCCTGCAAAAAGATTCCGCGCAGCTGCAAAAAATGCTGGAGCAGTCCGGCATCCAGTTGGACGGCAACGCACTCAGCTTTGACCTGCGCCAGCAGCGCGATCAGGGCACGCAATCCGCATACAATAATAACGGCAGCCGCGCCGCAGCGGGCAATGCCGACGACGACATCACGCTGGCGGCAGGCGTGCAGGCAAACATTTCCGCCGTGGCGATGGGTTCCATCAGCCAGGTCGGAATAAATATAATGGTATAG
- a CDS encoding rod-binding protein, with protein sequence MSTMPLPASADIAMHQARQAQIAQPTHAKSDAKIEKSAQEFEAMFLGEMTTIMFEGVGDDPMFGGGNGEKMFRSLLTQEYGKAMAAGTGTGIATEMKKMMLQIQEQQQKG encoded by the coding sequence ATGAGCACCATGCCCCTTCCCGCTTCCGCCGATATCGCGATGCACCAGGCGCGGCAGGCACAAATTGCCCAGCCCACCCATGCCAAGTCCGATGCCAAGATCGAGAAAAGCGCGCAGGAATTCGAGGCCATGTTCCTGGGCGAGATGACAACGATCATGTTCGAAGGCGTGGGCGACGACCCCATGTTCGGCGGCGGCAACGGCGAAAAGATGTTCCGCAGTCTGTTGACGCAGGAATATGGCAAAGCGATGGCCGCCGGAACTGGCACGGGAATTGCTACGGAAATGAAGAAGATGATGCTTCAGATACAAGAACAACAGCAAAAGGGGTGA
- a CDS encoding flagellar basal body P-ring protein FlgI codes for MNTFIKLVITAMLATALPAAAIAQKTKAAPMTAGTAGTTRIKDIVEIEGVRDNMLVGYGLVVGLNGTGDSLNNSPFTQQSLIGMLERLGVNVRDEKLNTKNIAAVMVTGTLPPFTNQGARIDVSISALGDAKSLQGGTLLVTPLLGADSQVYAVAQGPVAIAGFSAKGDSASVTQNIPTGGRIAAGAIVEREIPFTLAGMTTTRLALRNPDFTTARRVASAINGHLKFNAASADNAASVTLNVPPGYNAGIVNLITDIEQLRVSPDQMARVVIDERSGVIVMGKDVRISTVALAQGNLTIRITETPQVSQPNAFAQEGETVVVPRTEMQVDKDEDKKITVLQTGVSLQTLVASLNALGVGPRDIITILQSIKAAGALQAEIEVM; via the coding sequence ATGAATACATTTATCAAACTGGTTATCACTGCGATGCTTGCAACGGCGCTGCCGGCAGCTGCAATTGCACAGAAGACAAAAGCCGCCCCGATGACAGCCGGCACAGCAGGCACCACCCGCATCAAGGACATCGTCGAAATCGAAGGCGTGCGCGACAACATGCTGGTCGGCTACGGCCTTGTCGTCGGCCTGAACGGCACGGGCGACAGCCTGAACAACTCGCCCTTCACCCAGCAATCGCTGATCGGCATGCTGGAACGCCTTGGCGTTAACGTGCGCGATGAAAAGCTGAACACCAAAAACATCGCGGCCGTGATGGTGACGGGCACGCTGCCCCCCTTCACCAACCAGGGCGCGCGCATCGACGTTTCTATCTCCGCGCTCGGCGACGCGAAAAGCCTGCAGGGCGGCACGCTGCTGGTGACCCCGCTGCTGGGCGCTGACTCCCAAGTGTATGCCGTCGCGCAAGGCCCGGTTGCCATCGCCGGTTTCTCGGCCAAAGGCGACAGCGCTTCGGTGACGCAGAACATCCCGACCGGCGGCCGCATTGCGGCGGGCGCGATCGTGGAGCGTGAAATCCCCTTCACGCTGGCCGGCATGACCACCACGCGCCTTGCGCTGCGCAACCCCGATTTCACGACCGCGCGCCGCGTGGCATCCGCCATCAACGGCCACCTGAAATTCAACGCGGCATCGGCGGATAACGCGGCTTCCGTGACGCTGAATGTTCCCCCCGGCTATAACGCGGGCATCGTCAACCTTATCACCGATATCGAACAGCTGCGCGTGTCGCCCGACCAGATGGCCCGCGTCGTGATTGATGAGCGTTCCGGCGTGATCGTAATGGGCAAGGATGTCCGCATCTCGACCGTGGCGCTGGCGCAGGGCAACCTGACGATCCGCATCACCGAAACCCCGCAGGTATCGCAGCCCAACGCATTCGCACAAGAAGGCGAAACCGTGGTGGTGCCGCGCACGGAAATGCAGGTCGATAAGGACGAAGACAAAAAGATCACCGTACTGCAAACAGGCGTCAGCCTGCAGACCCTTGTCGCCAGCCTGAACGCCCTTGGCGTCGGCCCGCGCGACATCATCACGATCCTGCAGTCCATCAAGGCCGCAGGCGCGCTGCAAGCCGAAATCGAGGTGATGTAA
- a CDS encoding flagellar assembly protein FliX produces MKVEGPGKSSGAKGVSKTGAKQGAGGSSFSGMIDSAGETEEQKPVSGAMSVGQLDALLSLQESGGGTSEEARKRAKQRASLLLDHLDQVRLGILQGGIPVAALQQLTNIVGQHREKIMDPRLAEVLDDIDLRVQVELAKHSMNR; encoded by the coding sequence ATGAAAGTCGAAGGACCCGGAAAATCATCAGGCGCCAAGGGCGTTTCCAAGACCGGCGCCAAACAAGGCGCGGGTGGATCGTCGTTTAGCGGCATGATCGATTCAGCCGGGGAAACCGAAGAACAAAAGCCCGTCAGCGGCGCAATGTCCGTCGGCCAGCTGGATGCCCTGCTGTCGTTGCAGGAAAGCGGCGGCGGAACGTCTGAAGAGGCACGGAAACGCGCCAAACAGCGCGCATCGTTGCTGCTGGATCATCTGGATCAGGTGCGTCTGGGCATCCTGCAGGGCGGCATCCCGGTTGCTGCGCTGCAACAACTGACAAACATCGTCGGCCAGCACCGCGAAAAAATCATGGATCCGCGTCTGGCGGAGGTGCTGGACGATATCGACCTGCGCGTGCAGGTCGAACTGGCCAAACACAGCATGAACCGCTGA
- the dksA gene encoding RNA polymerase-binding protein DksA, whose product MTAQPEASPTILPPDYKPTEKEKFMNPVMLEYFRQKLLSWRAELLEESTETIKEMQEDNLQKPDIADRASAETDHALELRTRDRERKLISKINSALEKIEDASYGYCEETGEPISVARLEARPIATLSLEAQERHERKERTQRDMRE is encoded by the coding sequence ATGACCGCACAACCCGAAGCCTCCCCGACCATCCTGCCGCCGGATTACAAGCCGACCGAAAAAGAGAAATTCATGAATCCGGTCATGCTGGAATATTTCCGCCAGAAGCTGCTGAGCTGGCGGGCGGAACTGCTGGAGGAATCCACGGAAACCATCAAGGAAATGCAGGAAGACAATCTGCAGAAGCCCGACATCGCCGACCGCGCTTCCGCCGAGACGGATCACGCGCTGGAACTGCGCACGCGCGACCGCGAGCGCAAGCTGATCTCGAAAATCAACAGCGCGCTCGAGAAGATCGAGGACGCGTCCTACGGCTATTGCGAGGAAACGGGCGAGCCGATCTCTGTCGCGCGCCTTGAAGCGCGACCGATCGCGACCCTGTCGCTTGAAGCGCAGGAACGCCACGAACGCAAGGAACGCACGCAGCGCGACATGCGTGAATAA